The Spirosoma radiotolerans genome has a window encoding:
- a CDS encoding SGNH/GDSL hydrolase family protein gives MRLLVIGGCHTYGFGIESGKGFVQQVASALGRTGQDLILDYYAPAKMSHIRPLLANLDAQLNQYDLIFLQPGHFEVIHTYFRELFQPLLVGSNTAVYEGHCVIDHQSQPISVHVFHEKLLKDADKVFEPHYKPTGRRERLRRLGKQVILELAYRFGRIDRLTDMRQMLNDALTALSTCRSKVILITPMPVCDPFMNQLRRMASAIFIKEGEAAGVTVINSFSCLNLPDAVLLPDGCHLNSFGHAQLAKAILLAYERMDVLPQQRSEATIGDRIDYYGELQ, from the coding sequence ATGAGACTACTAGTTATCGGAGGGTGCCATACTTATGGATTTGGGATCGAATCTGGAAAAGGGTTCGTTCAACAAGTAGCCTCAGCATTAGGCAGAACTGGACAGGACCTTATTCTTGATTATTACGCGCCTGCCAAAATGAGCCACATTAGGCCATTATTGGCCAATTTAGATGCTCAGCTGAACCAATATGATCTTATTTTTCTCCAACCAGGTCATTTTGAGGTAATTCATACGTATTTCCGAGAGCTTTTTCAACCACTGTTGGTCGGCTCGAATACAGCGGTTTATGAGGGGCATTGTGTAATCGATCACCAGAGTCAGCCCATATCGGTTCATGTGTTTCATGAAAAGTTACTGAAAGACGCCGATAAAGTATTTGAACCTCATTATAAGCCGACCGGTCGTAGGGAACGCCTGCGTCGGTTGGGAAAACAGGTAATTCTGGAATTAGCGTATAGGTTTGGACGCATCGATCGGCTGACCGATATGAGACAGATGTTAAACGATGCATTAACTGCCCTAAGCACCTGTCGGAGTAAGGTTATCCTGATAACACCTATGCCCGTCTGTGACCCATTTATGAATCAATTACGACGCATGGCCAGCGCGATATTTATTAAAGAAGGAGAAGCCGCTGGGGTCACTGTTATTAATTCATTTTCCTGTCTCAATCTACCTGATGCGGTTCTGTTGCCGGACGGATGCCATTTAAATTCCTTCGGCCATGCCCAACTGGCGAAGGCCATCTTACTGGCTTATGAGCGGATGGATGTACTACCTCAACAGCGGAGTGAAGCCACGATAGGGGACAGGATAGACTATTACGGCGAATTACAATAA